In the Angustibacter sp. Root456 genome, CGGCGACCGTGCCCTGCCAGACGCGGGCCAGGTCGGGTTCGGAGACCTGCACCTGAGCAGCCCCTCTCGTCCTCGGCCGACGGCTGCCGGGTGCCGCCGCGGCGACCCACTCTACGCAGGTGGTCCACACGTTCATCCACAGCCTGTGGACGCCGGTGGAGACAGTGGTCTCCGGACGCCGCGACGAGACGCTACACGAGGTGAGGCCGACGGGGGGAGACTTCGGCGTGTCGGATCCGAGCCGTGCCTCGCCGCTCTGCAACAATGCTCGGTTGGTCGTTCGACGAGGCTGGTCGCTCCGGTCGCGCCTCGCGGTTTGACCCCCAGCCGAAGCGGGCCGTACCGTGGTGCGGTCCCCCTCGTGGCGGCCGCTGTCGCATGCCCGCGCTCGACCCGTTCGGCCTCGTGCCGAACGCTCCGCGTGCTGGTGTCCGATGGTGGCCGACGCCCACGCTTCCCGGGGGGAGCACCGCAAGCCGTAGGAGATGCCGTGAGCAAGCGTACGTTCCAGCCGAACAACCGTCGTCGTGCCAAGACGCACGGCTTCCGCCTGCGGATGCGGACCCGCGCCGGCCGCGCCATCTTGGCCGCTCGCCGCCGCAAGGGCCGCGAGTCCCTCTCCGCCTGAGGTTGCGGGCGTGCTGCCCGCCCCGCACCGCATGCGCCGTCGCGACGAGTTCGCGCTGACGGTGCGCCGCGGAACTCGGGCCGGGAGCCGGCACGTCGTCGCGCACCTGCTCGTGGCGGCAGTGGATGCCGAGAAGCCACAGGCGCAGAGGTCACCGGCCGAGAGGCGGAGTGCACGCATGGGTCCAGACCCCGTTGACGCGCGGGTGGGGTTCGTCGTGTCCAAGGCCGTCGGGGGTGCCGTTGTGCGCACCCGCGTCAAGCGCCGGCTGAGGGCGGTGCTCGCCGACCGCCTGGGGTTGCTCCCCGCCGGCAGCCTGCTCGTCGTCCGCGCGAACCCCGCGGCCGCCGAGGCCACCTCCGCTGAGCTGGCTCGCTCGGTCGACCGCGTCCTCGAGCGTGTGCTGGGTGCGTCGCCCGCGGTGGCCCCGCGATGAGCACCGAAGTTCGCGACGGCGAGACCGAGCGTCCCGGGCCGGTGGCGTCGGTGCTCGCGCTGCTCGTGCGCGGGTACCAGCTGATCATCTCGCCGTGGATCTCACCACGGTGCAGGTTCTACCCGTCCTGCTCCGCGTACGCCGTCACGGCCCTGCGCCGCCACGGCGCACTCAAGGGGTCGTGGCTCGCCGTGCGCCGACTCGGTCGGTGCCATCCCTGGAACCCGGGCGGGGTCGACCACGTTCCCCCGAAGGCGCCGAAGCGCGTCCACTCCCACGTTCCGTCCAGCGCGCCTGCGCCGGGCGACCACTCCGCCGACGGTCCCGCGACCGCCGCCTGACGCCAGCAAGGACCTCACCGCATGGGCAAGATCCTGTACCCGCTCGAGTACGCCGTGGCGTGGATCATGGTGGGCTTCCACCGGATCCTGTCGGCTATCGGGCTGCCCGAGGCGTCGGGCGTCACCTGGGCGCTGTCGATCGTCGGACTCGTGATCGTCATCCGGATCATCCTGATCCCGCTGTTCGTGAAGCAGATCAAGGCCTCACGCGGCATGCAGCTGATCCAGCCCGAGATCCAGAAGATCCAGAAGAAGTACAAGGGCAAGAC is a window encoding:
- the rpmH gene encoding 50S ribosomal protein L34, whose translation is MSKRTFQPNNRRRAKTHGFRLRMRTRAGRAILAARRRKGRESLSA
- the rnpA gene encoding ribonuclease P protein component, which codes for MLPAPHRMRRRDEFALTVRRGTRAGSRHVVAHLLVAAVDAEKPQAQRSPAERRSARMGPDPVDARVGFVVSKAVGGAVVRTRVKRRLRAVLADRLGLLPAGSLLVVRANPAAAEATSAELARSVDRVLERVLGASPAVAPR
- the yidD gene encoding membrane protein insertion efficiency factor YidD produces the protein MSTEVRDGETERPGPVASVLALLVRGYQLIISPWISPRCRFYPSCSAYAVTALRRHGALKGSWLAVRRLGRCHPWNPGGVDHVPPKAPKRVHSHVPSSAPAPGDHSADGPATAA